In Corynebacterium aquatimens, one genomic interval encodes:
- the purE gene encoding 5-(carboxyamino)imidazole ribonucleotide mutase has protein sequence MEPLVGIVMGSDSDWETVAPAAEVLAEFEVPFEVGVVSAHRTPEKMLAYAKSAHTRGLKTIIACAGGAAHLPGMVAAATPLPVIGIPRALKDLDGLDSLLSIVQMPGGVPVATVSIGGAKNAGLLAVRILGAGDPGLIERMASYQEDMAAEVERKDEALRARLLGQ, from the coding sequence ATGGAACCGCTAGTGGGAATCGTGATGGGCTCAGACTCCGATTGGGAGACGGTGGCTCCGGCCGCGGAGGTCCTCGCCGAATTCGAAGTGCCGTTTGAGGTCGGAGTGGTCTCTGCCCACCGAACCCCGGAGAAAATGCTGGCGTATGCGAAGTCCGCGCACACTCGCGGCCTGAAGACGATCATTGCCTGCGCGGGTGGTGCAGCGCACTTGCCGGGCATGGTGGCGGCGGCGACACCGCTGCCGGTGATCGGAATTCCGCGTGCGTTGAAGGACTTAGACGGACTGGATTCGCTGCTATCTATCGTTCAGATGCCAGGCGGCGTGCCGGTTGCGACCGTGTCGATCGGCGGCGCGAAGAACGCAGGGCTTCTCGCGGTGCGAATTTTGGGTGCGGGTGATCCCGGGCTCATCGAAAGGATGGCGTCCTACCAGGAGGACATGGCCGCAGAAGTGGAGCGCAAGGACGAAGCGCTACGCGCCCGACTGTTGGGACAGTGA
- a CDS encoding acyl-CoA carboxylase subunit epsilon, whose product MDIKVIKGNPTEDELKALVQVLTDLQQEAKARTSRGYRNLWGRPGNPNHGPVVFNPSAFSSQTLF is encoded by the coding sequence GTGGATATCAAGGTAATCAAGGGTAACCCGACCGAGGACGAGCTCAAGGCCTTGGTGCAGGTCCTCACCGATCTTCAGCAAGAAGCAAAGGCTCGCACGTCACGCGGTTACCGGAACCTGTGGGGGCGCCCGGGCAATCCGAATCACGGCCCGGTCGTGTTCAATCCGTCGGCGTTCAGCTCACAAACTCTGTTTTAA
- the arsB gene encoding ACR3 family arsenite efflux transporter, with product MSFLDRFLPVWILLAMALGLGLGNWFPGLSGALQAMEVGRISLPIALGLLVMMYPPLAKVRYDKTKEIATDKRLMAVSIVLNWIVGPAFMFALAWIFLPDAPELRTGLIIVGLARCIAMVLVWSDLSCADREATAVLVAINSVFQVLMFGVLGWFYLQILPAWLGLPTASASFSFWAIVTSVLVFLGIPLLAGVLSRIIGEKTKGRDWYEEKFLPAISPLALIGLLYTIVLLFSLQGEQIIARPWTVARVAIPLLIYFVGMFAVALIVAKASGMGYAQSASVAFTAAGNNFELAIAVAIGTFGAESAQALAGTIGPLIEIPILVGLVYVMRGIGPKLFPGDPTLPEEQKPAARSSAV from the coding sequence ATGTCATTCCTCGATCGCTTCCTGCCCGTCTGGATCCTTCTTGCGATGGCGCTGGGGCTGGGGCTGGGCAACTGGTTCCCAGGTTTGAGCGGAGCGTTGCAGGCCATGGAGGTTGGCAGAATCTCGCTTCCAATCGCGCTGGGCCTACTGGTGATGATGTACCCGCCGTTGGCGAAGGTGCGTTATGACAAGACCAAGGAGATCGCAACGGATAAGCGGCTCATGGCGGTCTCCATCGTCCTCAACTGGATCGTCGGCCCGGCGTTCATGTTCGCCCTCGCCTGGATCTTCCTGCCCGATGCGCCCGAGCTGCGCACGGGTCTGATCATTGTGGGCTTGGCCCGGTGCATCGCCATGGTGCTCGTGTGGTCTGATCTCTCCTGCGCCGACCGTGAAGCCACCGCCGTGCTGGTTGCTATCAACTCGGTCTTCCAAGTGCTTATGTTCGGTGTGCTCGGGTGGTTCTACTTGCAGATCTTGCCTGCATGGCTGGGGCTGCCCACGGCGTCGGCAAGCTTCTCCTTCTGGGCGATCGTGACCTCCGTCTTAGTCTTCTTAGGCATACCGCTACTCGCAGGTGTTCTATCCCGGATAATCGGTGAGAAAACCAAGGGCAGGGACTGGTACGAAGAGAAATTCCTCCCGGCGATCTCCCCGCTCGCGCTGATCGGTCTGCTGTACACCATCGTGTTGCTGTTTTCCCTGCAAGGAGAGCAGATCATCGCCCGTCCTTGGACGGTGGCTCGAGTGGCAATACCGTTGCTCATCTATTTCGTGGGAATGTTCGCCGTCGCGCTCATCGTGGCCAAGGCTTCGGGGATGGGTTACGCGCAGTCGGCGTCGGTGGCGTTCACCGCCGCGGGCAACAACTTCGAGCTGGCCATCGCTGTGGCCATCGGTACTTTTGGTGCCGAGTCCGCGCAGGCGCTCGCGGGAACGATCGGGCCGCTCATCGAGATCCCGATTCTGGTCGGCCTCGTCTACGTCATGCGGGGAATCGGACCGAAGCTGTTCCCGGGAGACCCCACTCTGCCCGAGGAACAAAAACCGGCCGCGAGGAGCTCGGCCGTCTAA
- a CDS encoding acyl-CoA carboxylase subunit beta, producing the protein MTNAKPDLSTTAGKIADLNNRLTEAREPHGGKEQGRVRQRVEALLDPDSFTETDALARHRVEEYGLDRMKPPTDGVVTGYGLIDGRRVCVFAHDNTMFEGALGEVSAEKVLKIYELATKTGVPVIAIHDSSGARLEEGVVTASKTARILRAATDASGVVPQISIVVGQAHSLASLLVPLSDITVMVKGSSMHLTSPAAVTKVTRKVATSESIGGWKVHSRITGTAHLTAGTDLEAIAAVRDLVGFLPENNRAASPIRESADTVAAELDSFMPDHDWSTYDVRDIINRVTDGDFVELQRGYADNVVTGFAHVAGRAVGVVANQPSVLAGCLDHAAATKAARFIRTCDSFNLPIVEFVDSPGFFPSEEEEHLGSVADGATLAYAFAEAQVGKITVITRKAIGPSYVVMGSKELGADMVFAWPTAQIALTDATTAGELLGVDSTEYAANNLTPYVATERGLVDAVIEPSSTRTQVTEALRLLERKVVYRHPRKHGNIPL; encoded by the coding sequence ATGACCAACGCGAAGCCTGACCTTTCCACGACCGCCGGTAAGATCGCGGACCTCAACAACCGTTTAACGGAGGCCCGTGAGCCTCACGGCGGCAAGGAGCAAGGCCGCGTGCGCCAGCGCGTGGAGGCGCTGCTCGACCCAGATTCCTTCACAGAAACCGATGCGCTCGCGCGTCACCGCGTGGAGGAGTACGGCCTCGACCGCATGAAACCTCCGACTGACGGCGTGGTCACGGGCTATGGGCTTATCGACGGCCGGAGGGTGTGCGTCTTCGCCCACGACAACACAATGTTCGAGGGCGCGCTCGGTGAGGTCTCGGCGGAAAAGGTCCTGAAAATTTACGAGCTGGCCACGAAGACCGGTGTGCCGGTCATCGCGATCCATGATTCTTCCGGCGCGCGCCTGGAAGAAGGCGTCGTGACGGCGTCGAAAACCGCCCGTATTTTGCGCGCAGCCACCGACGCATCGGGTGTTGTGCCGCAAATCTCCATTGTTGTTGGCCAGGCTCACTCACTAGCGTCGCTGCTAGTGCCGCTGAGCGACATCACGGTCATGGTGAAGGGCTCTTCGATGCACTTAACGTCGCCGGCGGCGGTGACGAAGGTGACGCGTAAGGTAGCGACGTCGGAAAGCATTGGCGGCTGGAAAGTCCACTCGCGGATTACGGGAACGGCGCACCTCACCGCCGGCACAGATCTTGAGGCTATCGCGGCCGTACGTGACCTCGTGGGGTTCCTTCCGGAGAACAACCGCGCGGCATCTCCGATCCGCGAGAGTGCGGACACCGTGGCTGCTGAGCTGGACTCATTCATGCCGGACCACGACTGGTCCACCTATGACGTTCGAGACATCATCAACCGCGTCACGGACGGTGATTTCGTCGAGCTGCAGCGCGGCTACGCAGACAACGTCGTGACCGGATTTGCACACGTTGCTGGGCGCGCAGTGGGTGTCGTGGCTAACCAGCCGAGCGTGCTCGCCGGGTGCTTGGACCATGCGGCCGCGACTAAGGCCGCGCGATTTATTCGGACGTGTGATTCCTTCAACTTGCCCATCGTAGAGTTCGTCGACTCCCCCGGTTTCTTCCCTTCGGAAGAAGAGGAACACTTGGGTTCTGTGGCCGACGGCGCGACGCTTGCCTACGCGTTCGCGGAAGCCCAGGTGGGCAAAATTACGGTGATCACGCGTAAGGCGATCGGCCCATCCTACGTGGTCATGGGGTCGAAGGAGCTTGGCGCGGACATGGTTTTCGCCTGGCCGACCGCGCAGATCGCGCTTACCGACGCGACGACGGCGGGCGAGCTGCTTGGCGTCGATTCGACCGAGTACGCAGCTAACAACCTCACCCCCTACGTAGCAACGGAGCGTGGACTCGTCGACGCGGTGATCGAGCCGTCGTCGACCCGCACCCAGGTCACCGAGGCGCTCCGCTTGCTGGAGCGCAAGGTGGTCTACCGTCACCCGCGCAAGCACGGGAACATTCCTTTGTAA
- a CDS encoding low molecular weight phosphatase family protein, with the protein MSTTPKVLFVCVRNGGKSQMAAALAEKHAGDKLEVHSAGTQPGTSINAESAASVAEVGADMSAGTPKPIDPEILRTADRVILIGQEAQVDLPEGARGKLTRWDTDEPSTRGIEGMERMRLVRDDIDAKVRGLVAELLGEDCMA; encoded by the coding sequence ATGTCAACTACTCCGAAGGTGCTGTTCGTGTGTGTGCGCAACGGCGGGAAATCGCAGATGGCCGCCGCCTTGGCGGAGAAGCATGCGGGAGACAAACTCGAGGTTCACTCGGCTGGGACGCAGCCGGGAACGTCGATCAATGCGGAATCTGCCGCATCGGTGGCAGAAGTCGGTGCGGACATGTCCGCCGGTACGCCGAAGCCTATTGATCCGGAGATTCTCCGCACCGCGGACCGCGTGATCCTCATCGGGCAGGAGGCGCAGGTGGATCTACCCGAGGGTGCCCGCGGGAAACTGACGCGCTGGGACACGGATGAACCGTCTACGCGCGGTATCGAGGGCATGGAAAGAATGCGGTTGGTCCGCGACGACATTGACGCCAAGGTGCGCGGGCTCGTCGCGGAACTGCTTGGCGAGGATTGCATGGCGTAA
- a CDS encoding biotin--[acetyl-CoA-carboxylase] ligase encodes MTVRDVQRIQTDVAQWWTQVEFVESTESTNTDLLASGTPGSVLLADEQVGGKGRKGRVWTAPKGSSLIVSVCVEASPELGIASLAAGVAVTDVIPTATLKWPNDVLLGEKKVAGILSEADFSGDAPRVVVGIGVNVAFRQEELPVDTATSLNLEGIDVDWDQFAVDLLIALGQRLNQWATEPEALLADYRAVCSTIGKNVTIDTGAGTVEGLVEAVDKHGCVVVDGTSFSAGDVTHLRPKGNGA; translated from the coding sequence ATGACCGTGCGCGATGTTCAACGTATCCAGACCGATGTAGCACAGTGGTGGACTCAGGTGGAGTTCGTGGAATCCACGGAGTCCACGAACACAGACCTTCTGGCCAGCGGCACTCCGGGGAGCGTTTTGCTTGCCGACGAGCAGGTCGGCGGTAAAGGCCGAAAGGGGCGCGTGTGGACGGCGCCGAAGGGCTCCTCACTGATTGTGTCCGTGTGCGTTGAAGCTAGTCCAGAGCTTGGCATCGCGTCGTTGGCGGCGGGGGTTGCCGTGACGGATGTTATCCCGACAGCCACGTTGAAGTGGCCCAATGACGTCCTCCTCGGTGAGAAGAAGGTGGCTGGAATTCTGTCGGAGGCGGATTTCTCCGGGGATGCACCGCGCGTGGTGGTGGGAATCGGGGTCAATGTGGCGTTTCGGCAGGAGGAGCTGCCTGTGGATACCGCGACGTCGCTGAACCTAGAGGGGATTGACGTGGACTGGGACCAGTTCGCGGTGGACCTGCTCATTGCGCTGGGGCAGCGTTTGAATCAATGGGCGACAGAGCCTGAGGCGCTGCTTGCTGATTACCGGGCTGTGTGCTCGACGATCGGGAAGAACGTCACTATCGATACTGGGGCGGGGACGGTTGAGGGGCTGGTGGAGGCCGTCGATAAGCATGGGTGCGTCGTGGTTGATGGGACCTCTTTCTCCGCGGGCGACGTGACGCACCTGCGGCCGAAGGGGAATGGGGCCTAG
- a CDS encoding YdcF family protein, producing MIPLVVLGARVRDGQPSKMLEARLRTARDVLSVSGRRPVVVTGRGEADVMAAWLVAHGVDEKDIIIEPWATSTNENLENSWGLFARAVGSPVEQLEVVTNGFHAARTRVWAWHLGVPITVTSAPTPRRSRAKNYAREVIATPHSLARVVWRKVMRRLRCHA from the coding sequence GTGATTCCCTTAGTCGTCCTTGGGGCGAGAGTGCGCGACGGCCAGCCGTCGAAAATGCTCGAAGCGCGGCTCCGTACCGCGAGGGATGTCTTAAGCGTCAGCGGTCGGCGGCCGGTCGTGGTCACGGGCCGGGGTGAAGCGGACGTGATGGCGGCGTGGTTGGTAGCTCACGGGGTTGATGAGAAAGACATCATTATTGAGCCGTGGGCCACGTCCACCAATGAGAACTTAGAAAACTCGTGGGGGTTATTTGCCCGCGCGGTGGGCTCGCCCGTCGAACAGTTGGAAGTGGTCACGAATGGCTTCCACGCGGCGCGGACGCGAGTATGGGCGTGGCATTTGGGTGTGCCGATTACGGTGACATCTGCACCAACTCCCCGACGGTCACGGGCGAAGAACTACGCGCGTGAGGTTATTGCTACTCCTCATTCGCTCGCGCGTGTGGTGTGGCGCAAGGTGATGCGTAGACTTAGGTGCCATGCGTAA
- a CDS encoding SWIM zinc finger family protein codes for MCNNPTRPPVVEWIRSIGEAGLAVRADIKSFMYSRDLMDTDMTALRSTPDTFHAQVQGTYPYVVTFRWRESSIREEPSVSCTCPVVATWCKHAVAVAMRLMREPEWQFTIARPEVTDAALERMSRHDLLKLINSLRQEYPPIEATVTTLAMPHWYAKTKDLVEVQEAIERARETKDPADWMIAVNRIYSACQPANGVPLLRALERVILDMNDCALQQALRPTDLHHVIDTAYRHHISLCRFVEPEPEHLREWLLETYFAPGPFVPTEFDEYSQWLDDDDVRQLLSDAYAKFPLHPERVHNLACDVAIYFDDVEELQRLVADADYQDQLFWYYDESCMFTEAEELLERALDPRDTVTFTPEFLLDSCQRYFDEDADYRFFLYRFLLDPTVQSFSNLTHAHNVTFERAMEAAAGHDSSDEFALIAATTFDRFDTGFDAITNGAPSAELVDDFAEKVGIAYDPEWAVGLMFSNSVRIIKESANPRVTVGRLWELRQKLASPTAPNSDEALMAWHSNMKAFREQALGDPVLSIALEEWGL; via the coding sequence ATGTGCAACAATCCCACGCGGCCACCCGTGGTGGAATGGATCCGCTCAATCGGCGAGGCTGGCTTAGCCGTCCGCGCGGACATCAAGAGCTTCATGTATTCCCGGGACCTCATGGATACCGACATGACTGCGCTGCGCTCCACGCCCGATACTTTCCATGCACAGGTTCAAGGCACCTATCCGTACGTGGTGACGTTTAGGTGGCGGGAATCGTCGATAAGAGAAGAGCCCTCCGTGAGCTGCACATGCCCGGTGGTAGCGACATGGTGTAAGCACGCGGTCGCTGTGGCGATGCGGCTGATGCGCGAACCTGAGTGGCAATTTACGATCGCCCGGCCCGAAGTGACCGACGCTGCGCTTGAACGCATGAGCCGGCACGACCTGCTCAAACTGATCAACAGCCTGCGACAGGAGTACCCGCCGATCGAGGCGACCGTGACCACCCTGGCGATGCCGCACTGGTACGCGAAAACAAAAGACCTCGTGGAAGTGCAAGAAGCGATTGAGCGCGCGCGTGAAACGAAGGACCCCGCCGATTGGATGATCGCGGTCAACCGCATTTACTCCGCGTGTCAGCCCGCAAATGGTGTGCCACTACTCCGCGCGTTGGAGAGGGTGATCCTGGACATGAACGACTGCGCGTTGCAGCAGGCGCTGCGGCCGACAGACCTCCACCACGTGATTGACACCGCCTACCGCCACCACATTTCACTCTGCCGCTTCGTGGAACCCGAGCCGGAGCACCTGCGCGAATGGCTGCTGGAGACGTACTTCGCGCCGGGACCATTCGTCCCCACGGAATTCGACGAATACTCGCAATGGCTTGACGACGACGACGTTCGCCAACTGCTTTCCGACGCCTACGCGAAGTTCCCCCTCCACCCCGAACGAGTGCACAACCTTGCATGCGACGTCGCCATCTACTTCGATGACGTCGAAGAACTCCAGCGGCTCGTCGCGGACGCCGACTACCAGGACCAACTATTTTGGTATTACGACGAAAGCTGCATGTTCACCGAAGCCGAAGAACTCCTGGAACGCGCCCTCGACCCTCGTGACACCGTGACGTTCACGCCCGAGTTTCTGCTTGATTCATGCCAGCGGTACTTCGATGAGGATGCGGACTACCGATTCTTCCTCTACCGCTTCCTCCTCGACCCCACCGTGCAGAGCTTTAGCAACCTGACGCACGCCCACAACGTCACGTTTGAGCGCGCGATGGAGGCTGCAGCAGGCCACGATTCGTCCGACGAGTTCGCACTCATCGCCGCCACCACGTTCGATCGGTTCGACACCGGCTTCGACGCAATCACCAACGGTGCACCCTCGGCTGAGCTCGTGGATGACTTCGCCGAGAAAGTCGGCATTGCCTATGACCCCGAGTGGGCCGTGGGTCTGATGTTTTCCAACTCGGTGCGCATCATTAAAGAGTCCGCTAATCCCCGCGTCACCGTGGGTCGGCTGTGGGAACTCCGCCAAAAACTGGCTAGCCCGACTGCGCCGAACAGCGATGAGGCCCTGATGGCTTGGCACAGCAACATGAAAGCGTTCCGGGAGCAAGCACTAGGCGATCCTGTGCTGTCGATCGCACTTGAAGAATGGGGACTGTGA
- a CDS encoding 5-(carboxyamino)imidazole ribonucleotide synthase, with protein MPIVAIIGDGQLARMMHTEAIELGLAPRVLAGSKESSAGEVFGDVRIGDYKDLSDLTAACEGASAATFDHEHVPNEHLSTLIDGGVNVEPRPHALIFAQDKLEQRRKMTEIGAPVPLFAPIESSADAGEFFERVEGQMCLKATRGGYDGHGVWFPTSKGDAIALVGELLEKGVPLYAERKVAFDRELSAMVARTRSGDVAAWPVVESRQRDGICVEAVAPAPGLTEEQAAYCQNLAITVAEELDVTGVLAVELFECEEGIFVNELAMRPHNTGHWTQNGCVTSQFEQHLRAVLNWPLGSTATVAPYTVMINTLGADEEPESPMEDRVVAVMRRYPQAKIHLYGKDYRPGRKMGHVNVTGEDLEETRRIAKAAAHFIVHGEWKD; from the coding sequence ATGCCCATCGTCGCGATTATTGGCGACGGTCAGTTGGCGCGAATGATGCACACGGAAGCGATTGAGCTCGGCTTGGCGCCGCGAGTTCTGGCCGGTTCGAAGGAGTCCTCGGCTGGCGAGGTCTTCGGGGACGTGCGCATTGGAGATTACAAAGACCTTTCGGATCTCACGGCCGCGTGTGAGGGCGCGTCGGCCGCGACGTTCGACCATGAGCATGTGCCGAATGAGCATTTGAGCACGCTTATCGACGGCGGGGTGAACGTGGAACCCCGTCCGCACGCGCTGATTTTCGCCCAAGATAAACTGGAGCAGCGGCGAAAAATGACAGAGATTGGTGCGCCGGTGCCTCTCTTCGCGCCGATCGAGTCTTCCGCGGATGCGGGGGAATTCTTTGAGCGCGTGGAGGGGCAGATGTGCCTGAAAGCCACGCGGGGTGGGTACGACGGCCACGGGGTGTGGTTCCCTACGTCCAAGGGGGACGCGATCGCGCTGGTCGGCGAGCTTCTAGAGAAGGGCGTGCCGCTGTACGCGGAGCGAAAAGTAGCGTTTGACCGAGAGCTGTCCGCCATGGTGGCGCGCACGCGTTCCGGTGACGTCGCTGCGTGGCCGGTGGTGGAGTCGCGGCAGCGTGACGGAATTTGCGTAGAGGCCGTTGCGCCTGCGCCGGGTTTGACCGAGGAGCAAGCGGCGTATTGCCAGAATCTTGCGATCACCGTCGCTGAAGAGCTTGACGTCACCGGGGTATTGGCGGTGGAGCTTTTTGAATGCGAGGAGGGAATTTTCGTCAACGAGCTGGCGATGCGCCCCCACAACACTGGTCACTGGACGCAAAACGGATGTGTCACCAGCCAATTTGAGCAGCACCTGCGCGCCGTGTTGAATTGGCCGCTCGGGTCCACGGCGACGGTTGCCCCGTACACGGTAATGATCAACACCTTGGGCGCGGATGAGGAACCGGAGTCACCGATGGAGGACCGGGTGGTCGCGGTGATGCGGCGCTACCCGCAGGCCAAAATCCACCTGTACGGCAAGGATTACAGGCCGGGGCGCAAGATGGGGCACGTCAACGTCACGGGTGAAGACCTCGAGGAGACCCGCAGAATTGCCAAGGCAGCGGCGCACTTCATTGTTCACGGGGAATGGAAGGATTAG
- a CDS encoding HNH endonuclease signature motif containing protein, whose amino-acid sequence MSTSNDGGGDGTKTGIKDAEAFFSTERFSDEIVASAHILREAEYALFSWAAEDSCLVDDLDLVVVRMQAKTGMAAKRIKKAILAYARLQELPMLRALQEESKLLDLPRLTAIDAELETLGNSVSYGTLSEIDNYLVTEYLVPRFPNQPLPTQRQIRNALRRLISSLDAGRAFDEKKREKREKKKKSEKVNVRFHCSGGIPAMEVTADATSMAMIKAAIEDIARGEKISYGDALVKLCTGEVVPTPRLTLFGFVPMTAPLEQGGEPIEGEAIFFPDSGWTDSAGLATLEDIGGVEIARLIDLDGVSHAELEGYVPSAAMKAYCNARDRYCVWPGCWRQAKDCQLDHRVPFDEGGATTPGNLYTLCQHHHNIKTDRRAFYIADPDSGDVVWLFNDGTYALEHSDGFLKSQLTPRNPRWKKSLADVQEQRRHVADFYAKAHTIADKIEKASDEELADLYLELLSLENEYGLRFEFDVYKPPF is encoded by the coding sequence ATGAGCACAAGTAACGACGGTGGCGGGGACGGCACCAAAACCGGCATCAAAGACGCCGAAGCGTTCTTTAGTACAGAGCGATTCAGCGACGAGATCGTCGCATCAGCGCACATCCTCCGGGAGGCCGAATACGCGCTGTTTTCATGGGCTGCGGAAGACAGCTGTTTGGTGGATGATCTCGATCTTGTTGTTGTTCGGATGCAGGCAAAAACTGGAATGGCCGCGAAGCGCATTAAGAAGGCCATTCTTGCGTACGCCCGGTTGCAAGAACTCCCGATGCTGAGGGCACTGCAGGAGGAATCGAAGCTGCTTGACCTTCCGCGATTGACGGCAATAGACGCAGAGCTTGAGACCTTGGGGAACTCGGTGAGCTACGGGACTTTGTCAGAAATCGACAATTATCTTGTTACGGAATACCTCGTGCCACGCTTCCCCAACCAGCCACTGCCCACCCAGAGGCAGATCAGAAACGCGCTGAGGCGCCTGATCTCTTCCCTCGACGCCGGCCGTGCGTTCGATGAGAAGAAGCGGGAGAAGCGCGAAAAGAAAAAGAAATCAGAAAAGGTCAACGTCCGTTTCCACTGTTCCGGCGGAATTCCGGCGATGGAGGTCACGGCGGATGCCACCTCGATGGCAATGATCAAAGCAGCGATCGAGGACATCGCGCGCGGCGAAAAGATTTCCTACGGCGATGCGTTGGTGAAGCTGTGTACGGGTGAAGTCGTGCCAACGCCGAGGCTCACGCTGTTTGGTTTCGTGCCTATGACGGCCCCACTAGAGCAGGGCGGGGAACCAATCGAGGGCGAAGCGATCTTCTTCCCTGATTCTGGTTGGACCGATTCTGCTGGCCTTGCAACGTTGGAAGACATCGGTGGCGTGGAAATCGCTCGGCTGATTGACTTAGACGGTGTCTCCCACGCGGAGCTCGAAGGCTACGTCCCATCAGCGGCCATGAAGGCCTACTGCAACGCCAGGGACCGATATTGCGTCTGGCCAGGCTGTTGGCGCCAAGCAAAGGACTGTCAGCTCGACCATCGGGTTCCGTTTGATGAAGGCGGCGCAACAACACCGGGCAACTTGTACACCCTGTGCCAGCACCATCACAACATCAAAACCGATCGCCGTGCCTTCTACATTGCTGATCCTGACTCAGGCGATGTCGTGTGGCTTTTCAATGACGGCACCTATGCCCTAGAGCATTCGGATGGATTCTTGAAGTCGCAGCTCACTCCGCGCAACCCGCGGTGGAAAAAATCCCTGGCAGACGTTCAAGAACAACGCCGGCACGTGGCGGACTTCTACGCCAAAGCCCACACGATCGCGGACAAAATTGAGAAGGCTAGTGATGAGGAACTCGCGGACCTCTACCTCGAGCTCCTCTCACTGGAGAATGAGTACGGATTGAGGTTTGAGTTTGATGTCTACAAACCACCGTTCTAG
- a CDS encoding ArsR/SmtB family transcription factor, with amino-acid sequence MAAPTTPPTVSTCCSLSAGLLTHAEADRYAQLFKVLADPTRLRLLSQLAEDGCGPISVSELAAQSGLSQPTVSHHLKKLTDAGLTSKTRQGKTVTHQVLPGPFAELRTVLQMD; translated from the coding sequence ATGGCCGCCCCGACTACCCCTCCGACAGTTTCTACCTGCTGCTCCCTGAGCGCTGGGTTACTCACTCATGCAGAAGCCGACCGCTACGCCCAGCTCTTCAAAGTGCTCGCCGATCCCACCCGCCTGCGGCTGCTCTCCCAACTCGCCGAAGACGGCTGCGGCCCCATCAGCGTCTCCGAGCTCGCCGCGCAATCCGGTTTGAGCCAGCCCACAGTCTCCCACCACTTGAAGAAGCTCACCGACGCCGGCCTGACCAGCAAAACCCGGCAGGGAAAAACAGTCACCCACCAAGTTCTTCCCGGACCCTTCGCTGAATTGCGCACGGTATTGCAGATGGATTAG
- a CDS encoding Maf family protein — MQLVLASQSPSRLMILRNAGVEPVVKPAHIDEQSLIDDLQEAPPADVVTALARAKAEAILPGVEGEAIVVGCDSMLLLDGELQGKPHTVEETVRRWKAQRGRTAELITGHAVAHVGETVTWYEDAVATAIHFGDVSDKDIEAYARSGEPLECAGAFTLEALGGWFIDAIDGDQTSVIGLSLPLLRRALYSYGLDASSVWQQQ, encoded by the coding sequence ATGCAGCTCGTACTAGCTTCACAATCCCCGTCGCGTCTGATGATTCTCCGTAACGCTGGGGTGGAGCCCGTGGTGAAACCTGCGCACATTGATGAGCAATCGCTTATCGACGACCTGCAGGAAGCACCACCGGCCGACGTTGTGACGGCACTCGCACGCGCCAAAGCCGAGGCGATACTGCCCGGCGTTGAAGGAGAGGCGATCGTCGTCGGCTGCGACTCGATGCTCTTGCTCGACGGCGAGCTTCAAGGCAAACCGCACACGGTCGAGGAGACGGTTCGCCGATGGAAGGCGCAGCGGGGGCGCACGGCGGAGCTCATCACTGGCCACGCGGTAGCCCACGTCGGCGAGACGGTGACGTGGTACGAGGACGCGGTGGCCACTGCAATTCATTTTGGCGATGTTTCCGATAAAGACATCGAGGCCTACGCCCGCTCCGGCGAACCGCTCGAGTGCGCCGGGGCCTTCACGCTCGAGGCCCTAGGCGGGTGGTTCATCGACGCGATCGACGGCGACCAAACCTCCGTGATCGGGCTGTCCTTGCCGCTGCTGAGGAGGGCTTTGTACTCCTATGGGCTCGACGCCTCATCGGTGTGGCAACAACAATAG